One genomic segment of Musa acuminata AAA Group cultivar baxijiao chromosome BXJ3-3, Cavendish_Baxijiao_AAA, whole genome shotgun sequence includes these proteins:
- the LOC103977955 gene encoding phosphatidylinositol/phosphatidylcholine transfer protein SFH13 has protein sequence MTGLEGLHAWEERKGKRSDVESSEDERRRLTIGSLKKKALNASSRFTHSLRKRGKRRSVHRTSSVSIEDVRDVEEERAVYAFRKELIFRDLLPDKHDDYHMMLRFLKTRKFEHEKAVQMWADMLHWRKEFGTDTILEDFNFEELEEVLQHYPQGYHGVDKEGRPVYIERLGKVEPNKLMHITTVERYIKFHVQEFEKALHEKFPACSIAAKRHIDSTTTILDVHGVGLKNFGKTARDLLLKMQKIDGDYYPETLHQMFIVNAGHGFRLLWNTVKGFLDPKTTAKIHVLGTKYQSALLEIIDSSQLPDFLGGTCTCSVEGGCLKSNKGPWNDPNIMKLEYNAEADSLRHTRRMSGGDEAFVGSYFLKGRSSDTWTLESGSDVDDLVFKPVEHSRLAPVREEIRARDSTAYYSCDEHFVVVDKAMDCVRRGEQSYEKTKDIKYEEQRSYGFSTSNQHDSLSMASHPVTKEDTGEGIFQLFSRVLIASLVKILLFFHVDGFRKRKLSNIRTSDAQNLAVQHSSTVKNLEDHLGPCLERIKRLEMMFDELTKKPAEIPSEKEHMLLESWDRIKHVEFDLEKTKRVLHATVMKQLEFAESLDALQDLKLEKRMFC, from the exons ATGACTG GTCTTGAAGGGTTGCATGCTTGGGAGGAGAGAAAAGGAAAGAGATCAGATGTGGAGAGTTCGGAAGATGAAAGAAGAAGATTGACCATCGGGTCTCTAAAGAAAAAGGCATTAAATGCTTCTTCACGATTCACCCACTCTCTCAGGAAACGAGGGAAGAGGAGAAGTGTCCATAGGACTTCTTCAGTGTCAATTGAGGATGTCAGGGATGTGGAAGAGGAACGGGCAGTCTATGCATTCCGTAAGGAGCTAATTTTCAGGGACTTATTGCCTGATAAACACGATGACTATCATATGATGCTCAG ATTTTTGAAAACGAGAAAATTTGAGCATGAGAAAGCAGTTCAAATGTGGGCTGATATGCTTCATTGGAGAAAAGAATTTGGAACAGACACAATTTTGGAG GATTTTAACTTTGAGGAGCTGGAAGAAGTTTTACAGCATTATCCTCAGGGCTACCATGGAGTTGATAAAGAGGGAAGACCTGTTTACATTGAGAGGCTTGGGAAAGTAGAGCCGAATAAGCTTATGCACATCACTACAGTAGAACGGTACATAAAATTTCATGTCCAGGAGTTTGAGAAAGCTCTACATGAAAAGTTTCCGGCTTGTTCGATTGCAGCAAAAAGGCACATTGACTCAACCACGACTATTTTGGATGTGCATGGGGTG GGTTTGAAGAATTTCGGCAAAACAGCAAGAGACCTCTTGCTTAAAATGCAAAAAATTGATGGAGATTACTACCCTGAG ACTCTACATCAGATGTTTATTGTCAATGCTGGTCATGGCTTTAGGCTTCTCTGGAACACTGTAAAGGGTTTTCTTGACCCAAAAACAACAGCAAAGATACAT GTATTGGGAACAAAATATCAGAGTGCATTACTTGAAATCATTGACTCAAG CCAACTTCCAGATTTTTTGGGTGGTACATGTACATGCTCTGTTGAAGGCGGGTGTTTGAAGTCTAATAAAGGACCATGGAATGATCCTAACATTATGAAG CTTGAATATAATGCTGAAGCAGATTCACTAAGGCATACTAGACGAATGTCAGGTGGAGATGAAGCTTTTGTAGGGTCATATTTTTTGAAG GGAAGAAGTAGCGATACATGGACACTTGAATCTGGATCAGATGTTGATGATCTTGTTTTCAAACCTGTTGAGCATAGCCGTTTAGCTCCAGTACGTGAAGAA ATCAGAGCAAGAGATTCAACAGCTTACTATAGTTGTGATGAACACTTTGTTGTGGTCGACAAGGCTATGGATTGTGTTAGAAGAGGAGAACAATCTTATGAAAAGACAAAAGATATAAAATACGAGGAACAGAGATCGTATGGCTTTTCAACATCGAATCAACATG ATAGTTTGAGCATGGCAAGTCACCCTGTCACCAAGGAGGATACAGGAGAAGGGATTTTTCAGTTGTTTTCAAGAGTATTAATAGCTTCCTTAGTCAAAATTCTATTATTCTTTCACGTTGATGGTTTTAGAAAGAGAAAATTGAGCAACATCCGTACTTCAGACGCTCAGAATTTGGCTGTCCAGCACAGTTCAACAGTGAAAAACCTTGAAGATCATTTGGGTCCTTGTTTGGAGCGGATTAAAAGGCTAGAAATGATGTTTGATGAGCTCACCAAGAAGCCTGCTGAGATTCCTTCGGAGAAAGAGCATATGCTACTTGAATCTTGGGATCGAATAAAGCATGTTGAGTTTGATCTAGAAAAGACCAAAAGG GTATTGCATGCCACGGTCATGAAGCAACTGGAATTTGCCGAGTCGTTAGATGCATTGCAGGACTTGAAACTTGAG AAGAGAATGTTTTGTTGA
- the LOC103978119 gene encoding myb family transcription factor PHL7 isoform X2 translates to MVLNSGGNNSDNHNLASRQRLRWTNELHDRFVLAVTQLGGPERATPKGVLRIMGVAGLTIYHVKSHLQKYRLAKCVPDSSADDAKSEKKDPDGVSSGLESSSFCCLSGTQITEALKLQMEVQKRLHEQSEVQRQLQRRIEAQGKYLKTIIKEQQQLSGELAETPGGDISACSYVDNSSGSAKTGPHRSVNGDHGGTGKLLKSLSHDNSLREPEA, encoded by the exons ATGGTCCTAAACAGTGGAGGGAACAACTCCGATAATCATAATTTGGCATCAAGACAACGTTTACGATGGACAAATGAGCTTCATGATCGTTTTGTACTTGCTGTGACACAGCTTGGTGGACCAGAGA GAGCAACTCCAAAAGGAGTTCTTAGAATCATGGGTGTGGCAGGGCTAACCATATACCATGTCAAGAGTCACTTACAG AAATACAGGCTTGCAAAATGTGTTCCTGATTCTTCAGCTGATG ATGCCAAGTCCGAAAAGAAGGATCCTGATGGCGTGTCTTCTGGACTTGAAAGTTCCTC CTTTTGTTGTCTCAGTGGAACACAAATAACTGAAGCACTTAAGTTGCAGATGGAGGTGCAAAAGCGGCTTCATGAACAATCAGAG GTGCAAAGGCAACTGCAGCGAAGGATAGAAGCCCAAGGCAAATATCTTAAGACGATCATTAAGGAGCAGCAACAACTAAGTGGTGAACTTGCCGAGACACCTGGAGGAGACATTTCTGCCTGCAGCTATGTTGACAATAGCTCAGGTTCTGCCAAGACTGGCCCTCACAGATCCGTTAATGGTGACCATGGTGGCACCGGAAAGCTGCTCAAAAGCCTTTCACATGACAATTCCTTGAGAGAGCCTGAAGCTTGA
- the LOC103978119 gene encoding myb family transcription factor PHL7 isoform X1, which translates to MVLNSGGNNSDNHNLASRQRLRWTNELHDRFVLAVTQLGGPERATPKGVLRIMGVAGLTIYHVKSHLQKYRLAKCVPDSSADDAKSEKKDPDGVSSGLESSSGTQITEALKLQMEVQKRLHEQSEVQRQLQRRIEAQGKYLKTIIKEQQQLSGELAETPGGDISACSYVDNSSGSAKTGPHRSVNGDHGGTGKLLKSLSHDNSLREPEA; encoded by the exons ATGGTCCTAAACAGTGGAGGGAACAACTCCGATAATCATAATTTGGCATCAAGACAACGTTTACGATGGACAAATGAGCTTCATGATCGTTTTGTACTTGCTGTGACACAGCTTGGTGGACCAGAGA GAGCAACTCCAAAAGGAGTTCTTAGAATCATGGGTGTGGCAGGGCTAACCATATACCATGTCAAGAGTCACTTACAG AAATACAGGCTTGCAAAATGTGTTCCTGATTCTTCAGCTGATG ATGCCAAGTCCGAAAAGAAGGATCCTGATGGCGTGTCTTCTGGACTTGAAAGTTCCTC TGGAACACAAATAACTGAAGCACTTAAGTTGCAGATGGAGGTGCAAAAGCGGCTTCATGAACAATCAGAG GTGCAAAGGCAACTGCAGCGAAGGATAGAAGCCCAAGGCAAATATCTTAAGACGATCATTAAGGAGCAGCAACAACTAAGTGGTGAACTTGCCGAGACACCTGGAGGAGACATTTCTGCCTGCAGCTATGTTGACAATAGCTCAGGTTCTGCCAAGACTGGCCCTCACAGATCCGTTAATGGTGACCATGGTGGCACCGGAAAGCTGCTCAAAAGCCTTTCACATGACAATTCCTTGAGAGAGCCTGAAGCTTGA